Proteins co-encoded in one Methylobacterium sp. WL1 genomic window:
- a CDS encoding DUF6471 domain-containing protein: MTTDDTTHAPDEAWDGKVKAILKAELKRKGVTYAQLVDKLAAVGVKETEPNIRNKMARGKFTAVFFLQCLTAVGSKELRID; this comes from the coding sequence ATGACGACGGATGACACGACCCACGCGCCGGATGAGGCGTGGGACGGCAAGGTGAAGGCGATCCTGAAAGCTGAGCTGAAGCGGAAGGGCGTGACCTATGCGCAGCTCGTGGATAAGCTCGCAGCCGTTGGCGTGAAGGAGACGGAGCCGAACATCCGCAACAAGATGGCTCGTGGGAAATTTACAGCAGTGTTTTTCCTGCAATGTTTGACGGCTGTCGGCTCTAAAGAACTAAGGATTGATTAG
- a CDS encoding IS1595 family transposase, with protein MSSHFLLSAQARTLSLKAIYKGGEDTAYMTFRRLRWPETDGEPVCPKCGCLDHYNISTRRRFKCAGCGTQFSVTSGTIFASRKLSFMDLCAGIAIFVNAVKGLSALQLGRDLDVSYKTAFVLAHKLREALSAENKGATLAGEVEIDGAYFGGTVRPENRKEDRKDRRLKEHQSTERRVVIVMRERLGRTLTFVAKREAEGVALAETHVAKGTKVYADEATHWDDLESSFPDAGRINHSEAYSADGANTNQAESYFARLRRMVSGQHHFVTARYLHQYAAEAAWKEDFRRLDNGRAFNRVIRLAMASGVSRDWKGYWQRREA; from the coding sequence ATGTCCTCCCACTTCCTCCTCTCAGCCCAGGCCCGCACCCTCTCGCTTAAGGCGATCTACAAGGGTGGCGAGGACACAGCTTACATGACCTTCCGGCGCCTTCGTTGGCCCGAGACGGACGGTGAGCCCGTTTGCCCGAAGTGCGGCTGCCTGGACCACTACAACATCAGCACGCGCCGCCGCTTCAAGTGCGCTGGTTGCGGCACGCAGTTCAGCGTCACGAGCGGGACAATCTTCGCCAGCCGCAAGCTGTCCTTCATGGACCTGTGCGCCGGCATCGCGATCTTCGTGAACGCGGTGAAGGGATTGTCTGCGCTCCAGCTCGGCCGCGATCTGGACGTGTCCTACAAGACCGCCTTCGTCCTGGCGCACAAGCTGCGCGAGGCGCTGTCGGCTGAGAACAAGGGCGCCACGCTGGCGGGCGAAGTCGAGATCGATGGCGCCTACTTCGGCGGCACTGTGCGCCCCGAGAACCGCAAGGAGGACCGCAAGGACCGCCGCCTCAAGGAGCACCAGAGCACCGAGCGCCGTGTCGTCATCGTCATGCGTGAGCGCCTTGGTCGCACCCTCACGTTCGTCGCCAAGCGCGAGGCCGAGGGCGTGGCGCTGGCCGAGACGCACGTCGCCAAGGGTACGAAGGTGTACGCTGACGAGGCGACGCATTGGGACGACCTTGAGTCTTCGTTCCCCGACGCGGGCCGCATCAATCACAGCGAGGCGTACTCGGCTGACGGTGCCAACACCAATCAGGCCGAGAGCTACTTCGCCCGCCTCCGTCGCATGGTGAGCGGCCAGCACCACTTCGTAACCGCTCGCTATCTTCACCAGTACGCGGCCGAAGCGGCTTGGAAGGAGGACTTCCGCCGCCTCGACAACGGCCGGGCGTTCAATCGCGTGATCCGGCTGGCGATGGCGTCAGGCGTGAGCCGGGATTGGAAGGGCTACTGGCAACGACGTGAGGCCTAG